The Nisaea sp. genome includes a region encoding these proteins:
- a CDS encoding Xaa-Pro peptidase family protein, with product MLHFAEQELAERRTRAIELMQQRGLDGLLMFRQESMFYLTGYDTFGFCFFQCLYLGADGRLALMTRAPDLRQAQNTSMIKDIRVWVDRDGATPASELKAMLSDIGCAGKTFGIEYEAYGLTARNGMAINAELDGFCKLTDCSELVSELRVVKSPTELAYVRRAAALADDALVAGQELTAPGAFEGDILAAMQGAVFKGGGDYPGNEFIIGSGSDALLCRYFTGRRTLDAEDQLTLEFAGAYRHYHACMMRTLPIGKPKPEHDDMHSACVEALEACREALRPGNIVGSVFDAHAGVMDRRGYSHARMNACGYSLGAVFAPIWMDYPMFYHGNPVEIRPGMVFFTHMILMDSDKDLAMTLGETFIVTEDGNERLSKLPLDLVRK from the coding sequence GTGCTGCATTTCGCCGAACAGGAGCTCGCGGAGCGCCGCACGCGCGCCATTGAGCTGATGCAGCAGCGCGGCCTCGACGGCCTGCTGATGTTCCGTCAGGAGAGCATGTTCTACCTGACCGGATATGACACGTTCGGCTTCTGCTTCTTCCAGTGCCTTTATCTCGGCGCGGACGGACGGCTGGCGCTGATGACCCGGGCACCGGATCTCCGGCAGGCGCAGAACACCAGCATGATCAAGGATATCCGCGTCTGGGTGGACCGGGACGGCGCGACGCCGGCGAGCGAGCTGAAAGCGATGCTGAGCGACATCGGCTGCGCCGGAAAGACGTTCGGCATCGAATACGAAGCCTATGGCCTGACCGCACGGAACGGCATGGCAATCAACGCAGAACTCGACGGCTTCTGCAAACTGACCGACTGCTCCGAGCTGGTCTCAGAGTTGCGTGTGGTGAAGTCGCCGACGGAACTCGCTTATGTCCGCCGCGCCGCCGCATTGGCGGACGATGCCCTCGTCGCCGGACAGGAGCTGACCGCACCCGGTGCCTTCGAGGGAGACATACTCGCGGCCATGCAAGGAGCCGTCTTCAAGGGCGGTGGCGATTACCCCGGCAACGAGTTCATTATCGGCTCCGGCTCCGATGCCCTGCTCTGCCGCTACTTTACCGGCCGCCGCACGCTGGACGCCGAGGATCAACTGACATTGGAGTTTGCCGGGGCATACCGGCACTACCATGCCTGCATGATGCGCACGCTCCCGATCGGAAAGCCGAAGCCCGAGCATGACGACATGCACAGCGCCTGCGTGGAAGCACTGGAGGCCTGTCGGGAGGCACTACGCCCCGGCAATATCGTAGGCTCGGTGTTCGACGCGCATGCCGGTGTCATGGACCGACGCGGTTACAGCCATGCCCGGATGAATGCGTGCGGCTATTCTCTGGGGGCGGTCTTCGCGCCGATCTGGATGGATTATCCGATGTTCTATCATGGCAACCCGGTTGAAATCCGCCCCGGCATGGTGTTCTTCACACACATGATCCTGATGGACAGCGACAAGGATCTCGCAATGACTCTCGGTGAAACTTTCATTGTCACGGAAGATGGAAACGAGCGTTTGTCGAAGCTTCCGCTCGACCTTGTCCGCAAGTAG
- a CDS encoding class I SAM-dependent methyltransferase: MTASPLSTHLKALIEADGPLTVARYMQEALLHPEHGYYTTREPFGVAGDFITAPEISQVFGELIGLWCAAVWQQTGSPSKIALVEFGPGRGTLLADALRAARIVPGFCDAIEVHLVEASPRLRALQRETLSGIEVSWHDTAETLPSHPSLTLGNEFFDALPIRQLIHRDGMWRERCIAWDNESDALGWSDMPAPVELIRLVPSALAPVEGDIFEICKDGRTVAEQIARHIALCGGAGLFLDYGHGKSAFGDTFQALRGHQYADVLNQPGTADLTAHVDFNALLDSAASGGCTCFGTVTQGQFLTALGIEARVEALVRKASPAKAATIRSGARRLIEPTEMGTLFKAVAIAAPGVGALPGFGPPRGLSVRETGAFSG; the protein is encoded by the coding sequence ATGACGGCAAGCCCGCTTTCCACACACCTGAAGGCCTTGATCGAGGCAGACGGCCCGCTCACCGTCGCGCGCTACATGCAGGAAGCCCTGCTGCACCCCGAACATGGCTATTACACAACGCGCGAGCCGTTCGGGGTCGCGGGCGACTTCATTACCGCGCCGGAAATCAGCCAGGTTTTCGGTGAGCTGATCGGCCTCTGGTGCGCCGCCGTCTGGCAGCAGACCGGCAGCCCGTCCAAAATCGCGCTGGTCGAATTCGGCCCCGGCCGCGGCACATTGTTGGCCGACGCCCTTCGCGCTGCCCGCATCGTGCCGGGCTTCTGCGATGCCATTGAGGTTCATCTCGTCGAAGCCAGTCCGAGGCTTCGCGCGCTCCAGCGCGAGACGCTGTCCGGTATCGAAGTCAGCTGGCATGACACAGCGGAAACGCTCCCGAGCCATCCGTCTCTGACCCTCGGCAATGAATTCTTCGATGCCCTGCCGATCCGGCAACTGATCCACCGTGATGGTATGTGGCGGGAGCGATGCATCGCCTGGGACAATGAAAGCGACGCCCTAGGCTGGTCGGATATGCCTGCACCAGTGGAACTGATTCGGCTGGTACCTTCCGCCCTGGCACCGGTCGAGGGCGACATATTCGAGATATGCAAAGACGGCCGCACGGTCGCGGAGCAGATCGCCCGGCATATTGCCCTTTGTGGCGGCGCCGGACTGTTCCTCGATTACGGTCACGGCAAAAGCGCCTTTGGCGATACTTTTCAGGCATTGCGCGGCCACCAGTATGCGGACGTGCTGAACCAGCCGGGGACTGCGGACCTGACCGCCCATGTCGACTTCAATGCACTTCTCGATAGCGCCGCATCCGGCGGGTGCACCTGCTTCGGCACCGTGACACAAGGACAATTCCTCACCGCGCTTGGCATAGAGGCCCGGGTCGAGGCCCTTGTCAGAAAAGCCTCCCCTGCCAAGGCGGCGACAATCCGTAGCGGCGCGCGGCGCTTGATTGAACCCACCGAAATGGGCACGCTGTTCAAGGCAGTGGCAATCGCCGCACCGGGAGTGGGTGCACTTCCCGGTTTCGGCCCGCCGCGAGGCCTGTCGGTGCGTGAAACGGGAGCCTTTTCAGGGTGA
- the pgeF gene encoding peptidoglycan editing factor PgeF, with protein MIQLDEMNTDKIRHAFYTRRGGVSQGIYRSLNCGLGSGDTRKAVVANRARTMAALDCDAESLFTCNQIHSAIVHVIDSNERPEEPPRADGMVTTLKNVALGVLTADCTPVLFSDPGDGIIGACHAGWRGALNGVMEATVDAMIELGARADNIQAAVGPCIGQTSYEVGPEFPQPFLEQDKNNAAFFSASEREGHFQFDLSNYCTSRLSLLGLGEIYRLDCDTCKDEPNFFSYRRSRLRNEPDYGRQLSTIVISE; from the coding sequence GTGATCCAACTTGACGAGATGAACACGGACAAAATCCGTCACGCTTTCTATACAAGGCGTGGCGGGGTCAGCCAGGGGATCTATCGCTCGCTCAATTGCGGGCTGGGTTCCGGAGACACGCGAAAAGCCGTCGTCGCCAACCGGGCACGGACCATGGCCGCACTCGATTGCGATGCGGAGTCCCTTTTCACCTGCAACCAGATCCATTCCGCAATCGTCCATGTCATCGACAGCAACGAGCGGCCGGAAGAGCCTCCACGCGCCGACGGCATGGTAACCACGCTCAAGAATGTCGCCCTCGGCGTTCTGACAGCGGATTGCACGCCTGTTCTGTTTTCCGACCCGGGAGACGGCATCATCGGCGCCTGCCACGCAGGCTGGCGCGGCGCCCTGAACGGCGTCATGGAAGCGACGGTCGACGCGATGATCGAACTCGGTGCACGTGCGGACAACATCCAGGCGGCCGTCGGCCCATGCATCGGCCAGACATCCTACGAGGTCGGCCCGGAATTTCCGCAGCCCTTCCTTGAGCAGGACAAGAACAATGCCGCCTTCTTCAGCGCCAGCGAGCGCGAGGGGCACTTCCAGTTCGACCTCTCGAACTACTGCACTTCGCGCCTGTCCTTACTCGGGCTGGGCGAGATCTACCGGCTGGATTGCGATACCTGCAAGGACGAGCCGAACTTCTTCAGTTACCGGCGTTCCCGCCTGCGTAACGAACCGGATTACGGACGGCAACTCTCAACCATCGTCATATCGGAGTAG
- the lgt gene encoding prolipoprotein diacylglyceryl transferase, with the protein MEQAGLPFPNIDPVIFSIGPFAVRWYALAYIAGLMLGWRYCVHLCRRAPRFMDPSSLDDLLVYATLGVVLGGRLGYVLFYNLPYYLENPAQILMVWQGGMAFHGGMLGTLVGLFLFARRRGINPLLVGDIVAAAAPIGLFFGRIANFINGELYGRATDVPWSMVFPNGGPMPRHPSQLYEAALEGLLLFTVVVLLIARTDIRRYPGAIGGLFFAGYGIARFTVEFFREPDAQLGFLFAGATMGQLLSIPMILVGSAVMIWALRRPSLSDNA; encoded by the coding sequence ATGGAGCAGGCTGGCCTGCCTTTCCCGAATATCGATCCGGTGATCTTCTCCATCGGGCCGTTCGCCGTCCGCTGGTATGCGCTGGCCTATATTGCCGGCCTGATGCTCGGCTGGCGCTATTGCGTCCATCTGTGCCGCCGCGCCCCGCGTTTCATGGACCCATCCTCGCTGGATGACCTGCTGGTCTATGCCACGCTTGGCGTGGTGCTCGGTGGCCGTCTCGGCTACGTGCTGTTCTACAATCTCCCCTACTACCTCGAAAATCCGGCGCAGATCCTGATGGTCTGGCAAGGCGGCATGGCTTTCCATGGCGGTATGCTCGGCACGCTCGTCGGGTTGTTTCTGTTCGCCCGGAGGCGCGGCATCAATCCGCTCCTGGTTGGCGACATCGTGGCTGCGGCGGCACCGATCGGCCTGTTCTTCGGCCGCATCGCGAACTTCATCAACGGCGAACTCTATGGCCGCGCCACCGATGTGCCCTGGTCGATGGTCTTTCCGAATGGCGGCCCGATGCCTAGACATCCGAGCCAGCTTTATGAAGCCGCACTGGAAGGCCTGCTTCTGTTCACTGTTGTCGTGCTGCTGATCGCCCGCACCGATATCAGACGCTATCCGGGCGCCATCGGCGGCCTGTTCTTTGCCGGATACGGCATCGCCCGCTTCACCGTCGAATTCTTTCGGGAACCCGATGCGCAACTCGGCTTCCTGTTCGCCGGCGCGACAATGGGACAGCTTCTTTCAATACCGATGATCCTGGTCGGGAGCGCGGTCATGATCTGGGCCCTCCGCCGCCCGTCACTCTCTGATAACGCATGA